The proteins below come from a single Miscanthus floridulus cultivar M001 chromosome 1, ASM1932011v1, whole genome shotgun sequence genomic window:
- the LOC136507981 gene encoding xyloglucan galactosyltransferase KATAMARI1 homolog, whose amino-acid sequence MEKAAANALPPLRFLAVLAVTAWTFFLYFHFSVISGTVEVSHGDDDGADPCRRRYIYMHDLPPRFNTDIIRNCRKTEDHWGDMCGALSNAGLGRPLADRTDGVLKSEAGWYATHQFALDAIFHNRMKQYECLTNHSAVAAAVFVPFYAGFDFVRYHWGYDNAARDAASVDLTKWLMERPEWRRMGGRDHFLVAGRTGWDFRRSNNVNPDWGTDLLVMPAGRNMSVLVLESAMLHGNDYPVPYPTYFHPRSDADVLRWQDRVRGQQRTWLMAFVGAPRPDVPINIRVRDHVIAQCKASSACAMLGCARATGSTQCHTPGNIMRLFQKTTFCLQPPGDTCTRRSAFDSMVAGCIPVFFHPGSAYKQHRWHLPVDDHLRYSVYIPDADVRERNVSIEAVLRAIPPAAVERMRKEVIRLIPRVLYADPRYKLETIKDAVDVAVEGVLNTVARIRNGEYVDSGGPVTEDPPNLFASTESRFRPVRPVQADR is encoded by the coding sequence ATggagaaggcggcggcgaacGCGTTGCCGCCGCTGCGGTTCCTCGCCGTTCTCGCCGTGACAGCGTGGACCTTCTTCCTCTACTTCCATTTCTCAGTGATCAGCGGCACGGTGGAGGTGAGCCACGGCGATGACGACGGCGCCGACCCGTGCCGGAGGCGGTACATCTACATGCACGACCTACCGCCGCGCTTCAACACCGACATCATCCGCAACTGCCGCAAGACCGAGGACCACTGGGGGGACATGTGCGGCGCCCTCAGCAACGCCGGCCTCGGCAGGCCGCTGGCCGACCGCACCGACGGCGTGCTCAAGAGCGAGGCCGGTTGGTACGCCACGCACCAGTTCGCGCTGGACGCCATCTTCCACAACCGGATGAAGCAGTACGAGTGCCTGACCAACCACTccgccgtggccgccgccgtGTTCGTCCCGTTCTACGCCGGCTTCGACTTCGTCCGCTACCACTGGGGCTACGACAACGCCGCCAGGGACGCCGCGTCGGTGGACCTGACCAAGTGGCTCATGGAACGGCCCGAGTGGCGGCGCATGGGGGGCCGCGACCACTTCCTCGTCGCCGGACGGACGGGGTGGGACTTCCGGAGGAGCAACAACGTGAATCCGGACTGGGGCACCGACCTCCTCGTCATGCCTGCCGGCCGGAACATGTCGGTGCTCGTGCTGGAGTCGGCGATGCTGCACGGCAACGACTACCCCGTCCCTTACCCGACCTACTTCCACCCCAGGTCGGACGCCGACGTGCTCCGGTGGCAGGACCGAGTGCGCGGCCAGCAGCGGACGTGGCTCATGGCGTTCGTGGGCGCGCCGCGGCCGGACGTGCCCATCAACATCCGCGTCCGCGACCACGTGATCGCGCAGTGCAAGGCGTCCAGCGCCTGCGCCATGCTGGGGTGCGCGCGCGCCACCGGCAGCACCCAGTGCCACACCCCGGGAAACATCATGCGGCTGTTCCAGAAGACCACCTTCTGCCTGCAGCCGCCCGGCGACACGTGCACGCGGCGGTCGGCGTTCGACTCCATGGTGGCCGGCTGCATCCCGGTGTTCTTCCACCCCGGGTCGGCGTACAAGCAGCACCGGTGGCACCTCCCCGTGGACGACCACCTCAGGTACTCGGTGTACATCCCCGACGCCGACGTGCGGGAGCGCAACGTGAGCATCGAGGCCGTGCTCCGGGCGATCCCTCCGGCCGCGGTGGAGCGGATGCGGAAGGAGGTGATCAGGCTCATCCCGAGGGTCCTGTACGCCGACCCCAGGTACAAGCTGGAGACCATCAAGGACGCGGTGGATGTCGCCGTCGAGGGGGTCCTCAACACGGTGGCGCGTATCAGGAACGGTGAGTACGTCGACAGCGGCGGGCCGGTCACCGAGGACCCTCCGAACCTTTTCGCCTCCACGGAGTCCAGATTCCGGCCGGTGCGACCGGTGCAAGCCGATCGGTAG